The following nucleotide sequence is from Deltaproteobacteria bacterium.
CCACGGGGCCTTCATTGGGGTCGGCGCCTACGCCTCGGCCTGGTTCGCGGGCCAAGGCCTGCCTTTTGCCATCAGCCTGCCCCTGGGCGGGGCCGTGGCGGCCGTGATCGGCATGTTCTTCGGCATCCCGTCCCTGCGGCTCAAAGGCATCTACTTGGCCATCGCCACCCTGGCCGCCCAGCTCATCCTCGAATATGTGTTCCTGCACTGGGAGGGCGTGACCGGCGGGCCTTACGGCCTGTCCGTGGACTCGCCGGTGATCTTCGGCCTGACCCTGGATACGGACCGGTCCATGTACTATCTGATCCTCTTCTGCACGGTGCTCTCGGTCCTGGCGGCGGCCAATGTCATGCGGACCCGGCCGGGCCGGGCCTTTGTGGCCATCCGGGACCACCACCTCTCGGCCGAGATCGTGGGGGTCAACCTCTTCGCGGTCAAGCTCCAGGCCTTTGGTCTGAGCTCCTTCATGGCCGGCATCGCCGGGGGCCTGTGGGGACACTACACCATGTACATCACCCCGGAACCTTTCGGCATCGGGCTTTCGGTCAGCTATCTGGCCATGATCATCATCGGCGGGCTGGGAAGCGTTCTGGGGAGCGTATTCGGGGCCGTGTTCATCACCCTGCTGCCGGAAGGACTGAACATGGTGGCCGGGAGTCTGGCCGGGCTGTTTCCCAATGTCAGCACTTATTTCCTGGCCATGAAGGAGGGGGTGTTCGGTCTGATCCTGGTCCTCTTCCTGGTCTTTGAACCCGAGGGCCTAGCTCGACGCTGGAGACTTCTCAAGTCCTACTGGAAGCTCTATCCGTTCGCCTACTGATCCCTGTCAGCCATCCCGACCATGAGGCCGGGTACAACGTTCAACCCTTCCGGAGGGGGGCATGAAAATTCGAATTTTGGCGATCACCTGTCTGGCGGTTCTGCTGTGCGGCACGGTCTGGGCATCGGAGCCTATCAAAATCGGCCTTTTGTCCGACCTGTCCGGAGCCACGTCCTCGGTGGGTCGGCCCTATGCCGACGGCATTAAGGCCTGTGCCGAGTACCTGAACGAGGAGGGAGGCATCAACGGACGGCCCATTGTTCTCGACCAGGTGGATTACGCCTACAACGTCCAGCAGGCCCTGGCGGCCTACAAGCGGATGAAGAGCCAGGGCATCGTCGCCCTGCAGGGATGGGGTACGGGAGACACCGAGGCCTTGGTCAAGTTCGTGGCCAAGGACGAGATGCCGACCTTTTCGGCCTCCTACTCGGCCCATCTGACCGATCCGAACACGGCCCCCTACAATTTTTTCTGCGCGGCTGACTATTCCACTCAGGCCCGGGCGGCCCTCAAATTCGTCCGCGAGAACTGGAAGGAGGAGCGGGCCCCGAAATTGGCCCTGATCTACCCCGACGCCCCCTACGGCCTTGCCCCGCTGGCCGCAGCCGAGGCCTACGCCAGGGAATTGGGCTTTGAGATCGTGGGCAAGGAGATCGTTGACCTGAAGGCCATGGAGGCCACCACTCAGCTTCTTCGTTTGCAAAAGGTCGCCCCTGACTATGCCTGGGTCGGCGGCACCACCCCGTCCACGGCCGTGGTTCTGAAAGACGCCCAGAAGCTGAAGATGAACGTGATCTTCATCACTAATATCTGGGGTTCCGACGAGAACATCTTTGATCTGGCCGGCACGGCGGCCAACGGCCACATCAGCATCCAGGCGGCCAAGGTCTACGGCCAGCCCTGCGAGGGCATGGTCGTTATTGAGAAACTGACCAAGGGCGTGCCCCAGATGACCCATTTCATCCGCGGGTTCGTTTCCATGCTGACCATGGCCGAGGGTCTGAAACGGGCCGAGGCCGCTGGACAACTGAACGGGCCGGGCATCAAGGCCGCCTTGGAGAGCATGAGGGATTTTGACCCCATGGGTCTGGCCGCGCCTATCAGCTTCTACCCCGACGACCACAGGCCGAATTTGGCCGTTAGTCTCTATGAGCTTCGCGACGACAAATTGAACTTCCTGGGCGAGCAGACCCTGGAGCGGAAAAAGGAATGGCTGGGCAAGTAGCTGAAAGAAATATCCTCCAGGTGGCCAACCTGGAGGTTGTCTACAACGACGTGGTCCTGGTCCTCAAAGGTCTGTCCCTGACGGCCGGAGAGGGCCGGATCACGGCCCTGCTCGGGGCCAACGGGGCGGGCAAGTCCACGACCCTGAAGGCCATATCGGGTCTCTTGCGAAACGAGAACGGGGAGATCACCGACGGCCAGGTGCTCTACGACGGTCGGCCGGTTCAGAGCCAGTCCCCGGAGCGGATCGTTCGGGGCGGCATTTTCCAAGTCATGGAGGGCCGGAGGGTCTTCGAGGATCTGACCGTGGAGGAGAACCTGCGCTGCGGTGGGCACACGGCCCCGCGCTCGACCCATGCCGCGAGTCTGGAAAAGGTCTACGCCTATTTTCCCCGGCTGGCCGAGCGGAAAAAACAGCTGGCCGGGTTCATGTCCGGGGGCGAGCAGCAGATGCTGGCCATTGGGCGGGCTCTCATGGCCAGGCCCAGGCTTTTGTTGCTGGACGAGCCAT
It contains:
- a CDS encoding branched-chain amino acid ABC transporter permease — protein: MSGKCGLFYTSYRAEAGLFPSRFQKACMAAFMAVLLICPWFLGSYPVSVLNLICIAVIGAVSLNLLTGVCGQISLGHGAFIGVGAYASAWFAGQGLPFAISLPLGGAVAAVIGMFFGIPSLRLKGIYLAIATLAAQLILEYVFLHWEGVTGGPYGLSVDSPVIFGLTLDTDRSMYYLILFCTVLSVLAAANVMRTRPGRAFVAIRDHHLSAEIVGVNLFAVKLQAFGLSSFMAGIAGGLWGHYTMYITPEPFGIGLSVSYLAMIIIGGLGSVLGSVFGAVFITLLPEGLNMVAGSLAGLFPNVSTYFLAMKEGVFGLILVLFLVFEPEGLARRWRLLKSYWKLYPFAY
- a CDS encoding ABC transporter substrate-binding protein, which codes for MKIRILAITCLAVLLCGTVWASEPIKIGLLSDLSGATSSVGRPYADGIKACAEYLNEEGGINGRPIVLDQVDYAYNVQQALAAYKRMKSQGIVALQGWGTGDTEALVKFVAKDEMPTFSASYSAHLTDPNTAPYNFFCAADYSTQARAALKFVRENWKEERAPKLALIYPDAPYGLAPLAAAEAYARELGFEIVGKEIVDLKAMEATTQLLRLQKVAPDYAWVGGTTPSTAVVLKDAQKLKMNVIFITNIWGSDENIFDLAGTAANGHISIQAAKVYGQPCEGMVVIEKLTKGVPQMTHFIRGFVSMLTMAEGLKRAEAAGQLNGPGIKAALESMRDFDPMGLAAPISFYPDDHRPNLAVSLYELRDDKLNFLGEQTLERKKEWLGK
- a CDS encoding ABC transporter ATP-binding protein encodes the protein MAGQVAERNILQVANLEVVYNDVVLVLKGLSLTAGEGRITALLGANGAGKSTTLKAISGLLRNENGEITDGQVLYDGRPVQSQSPERIVRGGIFQVMEGRRVFEDLTVEENLRCGGHTAPRSTHAASLEKVYAYFPRLAERKKQLAGFMSGGEQQMLAIGRALMARPRLLLLDEPSLGLAPLLVEEIFEIVQKINQTEGVSILLVEQNARAALSVSEYGYIMENGRVVMDGPSKELLCNADVQEFYLGLSHGGEKRSYRDIKHYRRRKRWLG